In Dyadobacter sp. NIV53, a single window of DNA contains:
- a CDS encoding HPP family protein, with product MPKRFKKHIRLARYVVYKETLIDFKDHIWTFIGSFAGIALIGYINSKSFNVTDNVFLIGSFGASSVLIYGIVNSPLAQPRNLIGGHVICALIGVTVHYIIPNEIWLSSAFAVSLSIVMMQITKTLHPPGGATALIANIGSEKITSLGYMYVISPVLSGAVILLLVAILVNNLASHRKYPANKNWYKFWQRRYR from the coding sequence TTGCCAAAAAGATTTAAAAAACATATACGCCTCGCGCGATATGTTGTGTACAAAGAAACACTGATTGACTTCAAGGATCATATCTGGACCTTTATTGGTTCGTTTGCCGGTATAGCACTGATTGGCTACATTAATAGTAAAAGTTTCAATGTAACCGACAATGTTTTTCTGATCGGTTCATTTGGTGCTTCCTCAGTTCTGATCTATGGTATTGTCAATAGTCCGCTTGCACAACCCCGGAATCTAATTGGTGGCCATGTAATATGTGCGTTGATTGGCGTTACAGTACATTATATCATTCCTAACGAGATCTGGCTTTCCTCTGCATTCGCGGTTTCACTGTCCATTGTTATGATGCAGATCACCAAAACGCTGCATCCTCCGGGCGGTGCCACGGCATTGATTGCCAATATCGGTTCCGAAAAAATTACCAGTCTTGGTTATATGTACGTGATCAGCCCGGTATTATCCGGAGCAGTCATATTGTTGCTGGTTGCCATACTTGTGAATAACCTGGCGTCCCATAGGAAATATCCTGCCAATAAGAACTGGTACAAGTTCTGGCAGCGCAGATACAGATAA
- a CDS encoding alpha-L-rhamnosidase yields the protein MKILTFTFLICLSFFCPVFARVTIENLNVDYQQAPLGTDQANPHFSWQMKALDAKKGYAQKAWQIVVSDQKNQTVWDSKKVSSDLSHGIEYAGTTLKPTTRYTWKVTVWDNTGALSGAESWFEIGLMNPDISAWSGAKWIGGGNDDLVFYSHYLSVFKFQYGIQLDKTTSSTRAAFVIGANDKRLMNKDLNLMGMANGLNESYIAFELDISSVTDSPDGLAKINIYRVGYSKDDKADVPFKSLEIPQKLINNTNKYEKHTILAECNFGLFEILVDGKDETNKLKEKTNASPSPFAPRGINLNPVGSGNNFISFPMLADIGFKVTENQTARFSQVEIRNYRFPSNTLFTEVPDKKPYAGIFKSENLTVENNEYIIKGSALVVANPSRNAAPMLRNTFTIEAKKIANARLYVTARGIYELYLNGNRVSNDYFNPGLTQYNKHHMYQTYDITAELKQGQKNAIGAWLSEGWWSGNITFSGESWNYFGDRQSLLSKIVITYSDGSEQIITSNPNNWKFFNDGPVRYGSFFQGEVYDATKEILIKDWATASYNDSGWKPAVEVPLEGSTYLGTFTDFMGRKSTLDYKDFRLTGQMGSNASLVKTMPAQKVEEVRPKVFVYDMGQNMVGFPQILIKNGKKGQVITLRYAEVKYPGLAEYKENTGMVMMENIRAALTQDLYILKGGNETIQPRFTFHGYRYLELTGLDQPVPVTDVKGLVISSISSLSSAYETSNPLVNKLWQNITWSLRSNFLSIPTDTPARNERMGWSGDISVFSKSATYLTNADLFLRRHMLAMRDVQAENGRFTDVAPMGGGFGGTLWGSAGIIVAWETYRQYGDIALLKEHYDAMKRYIVFLESKVEKTTGILNEGPLGDWLSPEGNKNDNTLFWMAYFSYDLEIMQKVATILGKQDDAALFGKRQSEVKQVFNEIYFDKSSHKTIKSGVKAPSFGPPNQQQQNQKSDKGQVIDTQASYAIPLALGVFSEENKPFAIAALNETIERKNKDDEGIERPAYSLMTGFLGTASVAEALSENGNDANAYRLLQQQDYPSWLYSVVNGATSIWERLNSYTLDKGFGGNNSMNSFNHYSFGAVAAWMYNNSLGIQRHPEKAGFKEFILKPTPDPDKKMKFAKGYYDSVYGRISSEWRLTTNGWIYKTSIPANTTAALYLPAKNLDQISENGKSVAKWKGVSQSEGQVIIPLGSGEYTFDIRN from the coding sequence ATGAAAATCCTGACCTTTACTTTTTTAATCTGTCTGTCATTTTTCTGCCCTGTTTTTGCACGGGTTACCATTGAAAATCTGAACGTTGATTACCAGCAGGCTCCGTTGGGGACAGATCAGGCCAATCCGCATTTTTCCTGGCAAATGAAGGCATTGGATGCGAAAAAAGGTTATGCCCAAAAGGCATGGCAGATTGTCGTATCCGATCAGAAAAACCAGACAGTATGGGATTCGAAAAAAGTGAGTTCGGACCTTTCGCATGGTATTGAATATGCCGGAACAACCCTGAAACCAACGACAAGATATACATGGAAGGTAACGGTGTGGGATAATACAGGGGCCCTATCAGGTGCGGAATCATGGTTTGAAATCGGCCTGATGAATCCGGATATTTCGGCATGGTCGGGAGCTAAATGGATTGGCGGCGGTAACGATGACCTTGTATTTTATTCTCATTACTTATCCGTTTTCAAGTTTCAGTACGGGATACAGCTGGATAAAACCACTAGTTCTACAAGGGCAGCTTTTGTGATCGGTGCCAACGATAAGCGGCTGATGAACAAAGACCTGAACCTGATGGGCATGGCTAACGGACTGAATGAGAGTTATATTGCTTTCGAGCTTGATATTTCATCGGTTACTGATTCACCGGATGGGCTTGCCAAAATTAATATTTACAGGGTTGGTTATTCCAAAGATGACAAAGCTGATGTGCCGTTTAAAAGCCTTGAAATTCCTCAGAAACTGATTAATAACACCAATAAGTATGAAAAGCATACGATTCTGGCGGAATGTAATTTCGGTTTGTTTGAAATTCTGGTAGATGGAAAAGATGAAACTAATAAACTGAAAGAGAAAACAAATGCCTCGCCTTCTCCATTCGCTCCACGTGGGATCAATCTTAATCCGGTTGGCAGCGGAAACAATTTTATCAGTTTTCCCATGCTCGCTGATATTGGTTTTAAGGTGACTGAAAACCAGACGGCTCGTTTTTCACAGGTTGAGATCAGGAATTATCGTTTTCCTTCCAATACTTTGTTTACAGAAGTTCCTGATAAAAAACCTTATGCAGGTATTTTTAAATCTGAAAACCTGACAGTCGAAAATAACGAATATATCATTAAAGGTTCTGCGCTTGTTGTTGCGAATCCAAGCCGGAATGCGGCACCAATGCTGAGAAACACTTTTACTATAGAGGCCAAAAAGATTGCAAATGCCAGGTTGTACGTTACCGCTCGTGGAATTTATGAGTTGTACCTGAATGGAAACCGGGTAAGTAACGATTACTTCAATCCGGGATTGACGCAGTACAATAAACACCACATGTATCAGACCTATGATATTACTGCTGAGCTGAAACAAGGACAGAAAAATGCGATAGGGGCGTGGTTAAGTGAAGGCTGGTGGAGCGGGAATATCACATTCAGTGGTGAAAGCTGGAATTATTTTGGTGACCGCCAGTCATTGCTGAGCAAAATCGTCATAACATATTCTGATGGTTCAGAACAGATTATAACATCAAATCCGAATAACTGGAAGTTTTTCAATGATGGCCCGGTTCGCTATGGTTCCTTTTTTCAGGGGGAAGTGTACGACGCTACGAAAGAAATTTTAATCAAAGACTGGGCAACTGCCTCTTATAATGATTCAGGTTGGAAACCGGCAGTCGAAGTGCCGCTCGAAGGAAGCACGTATCTGGGAACATTTACTGATTTTATGGGCAGGAAATCGACGTTGGATTATAAGGATTTCCGGCTTACGGGACAAATGGGCAGCAATGCAAGCCTGGTGAAAACGATGCCTGCGCAAAAAGTAGAGGAAGTGAGGCCAAAAGTATTTGTGTACGACATGGGGCAGAACATGGTTGGTTTCCCGCAGATACTGATAAAAAATGGTAAAAAAGGACAGGTAATTACCTTGCGATATGCCGAAGTGAAGTATCCAGGCCTGGCGGAATACAAGGAGAATACGGGTATGGTGATGATGGAAAATATCCGCGCGGCGCTTACCCAGGATCTTTATATTCTGAAAGGCGGTAACGAAACGATTCAGCCACGGTTTACTTTTCATGGCTACCGTTATCTTGAACTGACAGGCCTGGACCAGCCAGTTCCGGTAACCGACGTAAAAGGATTGGTGATCAGTTCTATTTCGTCTTTATCGTCGGCTTATGAAACTTCGAATCCACTGGTTAACAAGCTCTGGCAAAACATTACCTGGTCGCTCCGCAGTAATTTTCTTTCGATACCCACTGATACGCCTGCCCGAAATGAAAGGATGGGATGGAGCGGGGACATTTCTGTTTTCTCAAAAAGTGCCACGTATCTTACCAATGCAGATCTCTTTTTGAGAAGGCACATGCTGGCCATGCGTGATGTACAGGCCGAAAATGGACGTTTTACGGATGTTGCGCCAATGGGCGGAGGTTTTGGTGGAACACTATGGGGGAGTGCGGGAATTATAGTGGCCTGGGAAACGTACCGCCAGTATGGAGATATCGCACTTTTGAAAGAACATTATGATGCAATGAAGCGTTACATTGTTTTTTTGGAATCAAAAGTTGAAAAAACAACTGGAATTCTGAATGAAGGGCCGCTGGGTGACTGGCTAAGTCCGGAAGGAAACAAGAATGATAATACGTTATTCTGGATGGCCTATTTTTCGTATGATCTGGAAATTATGCAAAAAGTAGCAACTATCCTTGGCAAGCAGGACGATGCAGCTCTGTTTGGGAAAAGGCAAAGTGAAGTCAAACAGGTATTTAACGAAATTTATTTTGATAAATCTTCACATAAAACAATAAAATCAGGCGTGAAAGCACCTTCATTCGGGCCGCCGAACCAGCAGCAGCAAAACCAGAAATCAGATAAAGGACAGGTAATTGATACACAGGCTTCCTACGCTATTCCACTTGCATTAGGAGTTTTCAGTGAAGAAAATAAACCTTTTGCCATTGCTGCTCTGAACGAAACGATAGAACGGAAAAATAAAGATGATGAAGGTATTGAACGTCCTGCTTATTCCTTAATGACAGGTTTCCTGGGAACTGCATCGGTCGCCGAAGCATTGTCCGAGAATGGCAATGATGCCAATGCTTACCGGCTTTTGCAGCAACAGGATTACCCTTCGTGGTTATATTCTGTTGTCAATGGTGCGACATCCATTTGGGAACGGCTCAATTCTTATACATTAGACAAAGGATTTGGCGGGAATAACAGCATGAATTCCTTTAATCATTATTCGTTTGGAGCGGTAGCAGCCTGGATGTATAATAATTCCCTGGGAATTCAAAGACATCCGGAAAAGGCAGGTTTTAAAGAATTTATCCTGAAACCAACGCCTGATCCGGACAAAAAAATGAAGTTTGCCAAGGGTTATTACGATTCGGTTTATGGCAGGATCAGCAGTGAATGGAGGCTCACGACAAACGGATGGATCTATAAAACAAGTATTCCTGCCAATACAACCGCTGCACTTTATCTACCGGCCAAAAACCTGGATCAGATCAGTGAAAATGGCAAAAGTGTAGCAAAATGGAAAGGGGTAAGCCAGTCGGAGGGACAGGTGATTATTCCGCTTGGTTCGGGAGAATATACTTTTGACATCCGTAACTGA
- a CDS encoding chloride channel protein: MNFTPYQKIKSKRTLAVLAAAAVTGVLSALLADTLKVMTEHYEEHFLEQMRHNNYLIFLLPLLGLSLIHILRRFLFRNKANKGIKEVLDTVNKKGNSLPAYKIPSHYFNGFLTVIFGGSTGIEVSTVVSTAAIGALSSRKAGFLRRYKTDLVCAGLAAGVTALFNAPVAGFLFAFEVFTKRKSKLHSASVITAVLTSSLLTHFFFYKQIFHFNITEWHLNALPSMVILGIAAGFNAVYLTKSVLFFKNLFHSLSNDYLKVIGGALFISTLIFIFPDLYGDGYEGIKSLNDLKPLPVMNVMFPLFLMLILKPLITSVTLGAGGDGGVFAPSLFIGAFLGLIVCVTLNHFFKLDLIPANFILIGMGAVLSASIHAPLTSIFLVCAIADNYVLFIPIVIACLVSKAVASFLFPYSVYTYKAEYGNTSLKL; the protein is encoded by the coding sequence ATGAATTTTACCCCATATCAAAAAATAAAATCTAAAAGGACACTGGCAGTGCTTGCCGCCGCAGCAGTAACAGGTGTATTGTCCGCTTTGCTTGCTGATACGCTAAAAGTTATGACTGAGCATTATGAAGAACATTTTTTAGAACAGATGCGTCATAACAATTACCTGATTTTTTTACTGCCGCTTCTGGGGCTTAGCCTCATTCATATTTTGCGCCGTTTCCTGTTCAGGAATAAGGCCAACAAAGGAATTAAAGAAGTTCTTGATACTGTAAACAAAAAAGGTAATTCCCTTCCGGCATACAAAATCCCTTCCCATTATTTCAATGGGTTTCTTACAGTTATTTTTGGCGGGTCAACCGGTATTGAAGTTTCTACTGTTGTCTCCACTGCAGCAATCGGAGCATTGTCAAGCAGGAAGGCGGGGTTTTTACGCCGATATAAAACCGATCTGGTATGTGCTGGTTTGGCAGCCGGGGTAACTGCACTTTTCAACGCACCGGTTGCGGGTTTTTTGTTTGCATTTGAAGTCTTTACCAAAAGAAAAAGTAAACTTCACAGTGCATCCGTGATCACAGCCGTCCTGACTTCCTCCTTATTGACTCACTTTTTCTTTTACAAACAAATATTTCATTTTAACATAACAGAGTGGCATTTAAATGCCTTGCCATCTATGGTCATTCTGGGTATAGCTGCCGGGTTCAATGCCGTGTATCTGACTAAAAGCGTGTTATTTTTTAAGAATTTATTTCATTCCCTGTCCAATGATTATTTAAAGGTAATAGGTGGTGCACTTTTCATTTCAACGCTAATATTCATCTTTCCTGATCTGTATGGAGATGGTTATGAGGGAATTAAAAGTCTGAATGACCTGAAACCATTACCGGTTATGAATGTGATGTTTCCTTTATTCCTGATGCTGATTTTAAAACCACTCATCACATCGGTTACCTTAGGAGCTGGTGGTGACGGTGGCGTTTTTGCACCGAGTCTTTTTATAGGTGCATTTCTGGGACTAATTGTATGCGTGACTCTCAATCATTTTTTTAAGCTGGATCTGATTCCCGCCAATTTTATACTGATTGGAATGGGAGCAGTATTGAGTGCCAGTATCCATGCTCCTTTAACTTCCATTTTTCTGGTATGTGCTATTGCCGATAATTACGTTTTGTTTATTCCCATTGTCATTGCATGCCTTGTTTCCAAAGCCGTCGCCAGTTTTCTGTTCCCGTATTCAGTTTATACATATAAAGCTGAATACGGCAATACATCATTAAAGCTGTAA
- a CDS encoding two-component regulator propeller domain-containing protein, whose product MKYPSVNCFLWLLILVVNPILLLGQTPRFRHLSTNQGLSQNHISAILMDREGFVWFGSEDGLNKYDGYTFSHYKHESSDSTSIDDSYIQDILEDRKGDLWIATTAGLNRFDRDKNNFKHYNHASLKHSINDIFQDSKGRIWLGSNHGLLSFNEKSGLSKSYPLAGQNKKLESASYITRIIEDNDGTLWVGSEKGLYRFNPENGTYSAFFKGPDDTTLNSDWIKALFKDKKGDIWVGTHGGGLSVFQPDSNTFRNFLHEPGKTNSIAHNDILSIIQNKDGKLWIGTENGGISIYDIDAGQFTTLKHEEEDYSSLSNNSVYCIYRDVAENIWIGTYAGGVNFLPKFGKKFTTYRNIANRSQSLSNNIVLSICGDNDPDKIWIGTDGGGLNLFDRKTKTFTHYKNDINNPNSISNDYVIAVIQVSQDVLGLGYHNGGFDLFNIKTGVFKHHMPKLGDPLSLGISDVNNLFKDRDGNIWLGTWKGGLEFYDINSGKFTHYRNNPNDSNSISGDIVTKVFQDRAGNIWVGTYEGLNLLDPARKNSSILNIAMLIPSPYPVTRYNLFTKLKTGTCGSVH is encoded by the coding sequence ATGAAATATCCTTCTGTAAATTGTTTCCTGTGGCTGCTTATTCTGGTCGTTAACCCTATATTATTATTAGGACAAACCCCCAGGTTCAGACACCTGTCTACCAACCAGGGATTATCGCAAAACCATATCAGTGCCATTCTGATGGATAGAGAGGGTTTTGTATGGTTTGGCAGTGAGGACGGGCTAAATAAATATGATGGCTACACCTTTTCGCACTACAAACATGAATCTTCTGACAGCACCAGTATTGACGACAGTTACATCCAGGACATTCTGGAAGATAGAAAAGGTGATTTATGGATTGCCACTACGGCCGGCCTGAACAGGTTTGACAGGGATAAAAATAATTTTAAACACTACAATCACGCATCTTTAAAGCACAGTATTAACGATATTTTTCAGGACAGTAAAGGCAGGATCTGGCTGGGCTCCAATCACGGTTTACTGTCATTTAATGAAAAAAGCGGTTTGTCCAAATCCTATCCGCTGGCCGGACAAAACAAAAAACTAGAGAGTGCCAGTTACATAACGCGTATCATTGAAGATAACGACGGGACATTGTGGGTAGGATCTGAAAAAGGTTTGTACAGGTTCAATCCTGAAAACGGTACATACAGCGCATTCTTTAAAGGCCCGGATGATACCACTCTAAATTCTGACTGGATAAAAGCGTTATTTAAGGACAAAAAAGGTGATATCTGGGTAGGGACACATGGGGGCGGATTGTCTGTATTTCAACCTGATAGTAACACTTTTCGCAATTTTTTGCATGAGCCTGGTAAAACGAACAGCATTGCTCATAATGACATACTTTCCATTATTCAGAATAAGGATGGGAAATTATGGATCGGTACGGAGAATGGCGGAATTAGCATTTATGATATTGATGCCGGACAATTTACAACATTGAAACACGAAGAAGAAGATTATTCCAGTTTAAGTAACAATTCTGTATACTGCATTTATCGTGATGTGGCAGAAAATATCTGGATTGGGACCTATGCTGGCGGTGTAAATTTTCTGCCAAAATTTGGGAAGAAATTTACCACTTACCGCAACATTGCCAACCGTTCACAAAGTTTAAGCAACAACATTGTACTATCCATTTGCGGAGATAATGATCCTGATAAAATCTGGATCGGGACTGATGGTGGAGGTTTGAACCTGTTTGACAGAAAGACAAAAACCTTTACGCACTATAAAAACGATATTAACAACCCAAATTCGATCAGTAATGATTATGTGATAGCGGTTATCCAGGTATCTCAGGATGTGCTAGGATTAGGCTACCACAATGGTGGATTTGATTTATTTAATATTAAAACCGGAGTATTTAAACACCATATGCCCAAACTGGGAGATCCGCTAAGTCTGGGTATTTCTGACGTAAATAATTTGTTTAAGGACCGGGATGGCAATATTTGGCTGGGCACGTGGAAGGGCGGGTTGGAATTTTACGATATCAATAGCGGGAAGTTTACCCATTACAGGAACAATCCTAATGACAGTAACAGTATAAGCGGCGATATTGTAACCAAGGTTTTTCAGGACAGGGCAGGAAATATCTGGGTAGGAACCTATGAAGGATTAAACCTGCTGGATCCAGCCAGAAAAAATTCAAGCATTTTAAATATAGCGATGCTAATCCCAAGTCCATATCCAGTAACAAGATACAATCTATTTACGAAGCTGAAAACGGGAACTTGTGGATCGGTACATTAG
- a CDS encoding response regulator, translating into MSSNKIQSIYEAENGNLWIGTLGGGLNFFDVKKQTFTAYTEKDGLASNVVHAIMKDNKGSLWLSTNNGLSQFTPKTKSFQNFALADGLQGNEFKSNSFFKTSDGEMYFGGVRGFSSFYPDKLVGNKYIAPVYLTDFQIFNKRVSVADKNSVLEKHISETKEITISYDQSVISFEFAALNYTMSEKNQYAYQLKGFDKDWIYSGTTRKATYTNLDPGEYIFRVKASNNDGLWNETGTSVVIHITPPFWQTLWFRALALMLMAGIIYAVYRLRVSVIEGQKKFLVKQVRQRTVQIIEQKKELQKQSDHLRQLNQELHLQNEQEQLARQEAEKANMAKSVFLATMSHEIRTPMNGVIGMAMLLSQTEMNSEQSEYTETIISCGDSLLAVINDILDFSKIESGNMELEAISFNLRDCIESVLDLFSARAAVIGLDLVYEIGPQVPRQIVGDSQRLRQILINLVGNAVKFTQKGEISIDIQLVEAIGDGEVKINFQIKDTGIGIAGDKLDRLFVAFSQVDSSHTRKYGGTGLGLIISQRLVNLMGGEIGVNSVVDQGTTFHFSIITGVGQQVKEDIYENLNLIGNGEKSVLIVDDNAANLRILQNQMQQWKLLPALASSAQQALQILDSGSVFDLVITDQQMPEMDGIDLAGIIKRRYPQLPVFLLSSVGNEIGKNHKELFAAILTKPVRHHQLGKLIQQHLTKQETVVSVALPVHAEFSTDFAVNYPMHILMAEDNLINQKLFVNILKKLGYVPQITHNGLEACERATSEKFDLVFMDVQMPELDGLGATRRIRSHQMEQPYIVAMTANAMREDEEACLAAGMDYYISKPLRLEEIKVALIKAYNSRKNEVSLHI; encoded by the coding sequence ATATCCAGTAACAAGATACAATCTATTTACGAAGCTGAAAACGGGAACTTGTGGATCGGTACATTAGGTGGAGGCCTGAACTTTTTTGATGTAAAAAAACAAACCTTTACTGCCTATACAGAAAAAGACGGACTGGCCAGCAATGTGGTACATGCTATCATGAAAGATAACAAAGGCAGCTTGTGGCTTAGTACAAACAACGGACTTTCACAGTTTACCCCGAAAACAAAATCTTTCCAGAATTTTGCACTCGCAGACGGATTACAGGGAAATGAATTTAAAAGCAATTCCTTTTTCAAGACAAGTGACGGCGAAATGTACTTTGGGGGGGTGAGAGGTTTCAGCTCTTTTTATCCTGATAAACTGGTTGGGAACAAATATATAGCGCCGGTATATCTTACCGATTTTCAGATTTTCAATAAGCGTGTTTCGGTTGCGGATAAAAATTCTGTTCTGGAAAAACATATCAGCGAGACAAAAGAGATCACAATATCCTATGATCAGTCTGTTATTTCATTCGAGTTTGCGGCGTTGAATTATACGATGTCAGAAAAAAATCAATATGCCTATCAGTTGAAAGGCTTTGATAAAGACTGGATATACAGCGGAACTACAAGAAAAGCTACATATACCAATCTTGATCCGGGGGAATACATATTCAGGGTTAAAGCGTCCAATAATGACGGGCTTTGGAATGAAACCGGAACCAGCGTGGTGATACATATTACTCCTCCGTTCTGGCAAACGCTTTGGTTTCGCGCACTTGCATTGATGCTGATGGCAGGAATTATTTATGCTGTTTACAGGCTGCGTGTGAGTGTGATTGAGGGACAAAAGAAATTTTTGGTAAAGCAGGTTAGACAAAGGACCGTACAGATTATCGAGCAAAAGAAGGAGCTTCAGAAACAGTCGGACCATCTACGGCAGCTAAATCAGGAGCTGCACCTTCAGAATGAACAGGAACAACTTGCCCGGCAGGAAGCCGAGAAGGCAAATATGGCTAAAAGTGTATTTCTTGCCACAATGAGCCATGAGATCCGCACACCAATGAATGGTGTAATCGGAATGGCCATGCTGTTGTCGCAGACGGAAATGAATTCGGAGCAGTCTGAATACACTGAAACAATTATCAGTTGCGGTGACAGCCTGTTGGCCGTGATTAACGATATCCTGGATTTTTCCAAAATAGAATCCGGTAACATGGAGCTTGAAGCGATCAGTTTTAATCTCAGGGATTGTATAGAGAGTGTACTGGACTTATTTTCTGCAAGGGCTGCTGTAATTGGGCTTGACCTTGTGTATGAAATTGGCCCGCAGGTTCCGCGTCAGATTGTTGGTGATAGCCAGAGGCTTAGGCAAATACTGATCAATCTGGTAGGAAACGCTGTGAAGTTTACACAAAAGGGTGAGATTAGTATTGATATACAGCTAGTGGAGGCGATAGGTGATGGTGAAGTAAAGATCAACTTTCAGATAAAAGATACGGGTATAGGCATTGCCGGCGACAAACTTGACCGGCTTTTTGTAGCTTTTTCGCAGGTGGATTCATCACATACACGGAAATACGGGGGGACCGGACTTGGCCTTATTATCAGTCAGAGGCTCGTAAACCTGATGGGAGGGGAAATAGGCGTAAACAGTGTTGTGGATCAGGGTACCACTTTTCACTTTTCCATCATTACCGGGGTTGGCCAGCAGGTGAAGGAAGATATTTACGAAAATCTGAATCTGATCGGCAATGGAGAAAAATCTGTCCTGATCGTTGATGATAACGCGGCAAACCTGAGAATTCTTCAAAATCAGATGCAGCAATGGAAACTCCTTCCTGCGCTAGCTTCATCGGCTCAGCAGGCGTTGCAGATATTAGATAGCGGTTCGGTTTTTGACCTTGTAATTACCGATCAGCAAATGCCGGAAATGGACGGTATTGATCTGGCTGGCATTATAAAGCGCCGTTATCCCCAGTTACCCGTTTTCCTGCTTAGTTCGGTGGGAAATGAAATCGGTAAAAACCACAAGGAGCTATTCGCAGCTATTTTAACCAAACCGGTAAGGCACCATCAGTTAGGGAAACTGATACAGCAGCACCTGACGAAGCAGGAAACAGTTGTGTCTGTTGCTTTGCCTGTTCATGCAGAATTTTCGACCGATTTTGCAGTAAATTATCCAATGCATATCCTGATGGCGGAAGACAACCTAATCAATCAGAAATTGTTTGTTAATATCCTGAAAAAACTAGGCTACGTACCACAGATAACCCATAACGGATTGGAAGCATGCGAAAGGGCGACCTCTGAAAAATTTGATCTGGTCTTTATGGACGTGCAAATGCCGGAACTTGACGGACTGGGTGCAACGCGCCGCATACGCAGCCATCAGATGGAGCAGCCTTATATTGTAGCCATGACTGCCAACGCTATGCGTGAAGATGAAGAAGCATGCCTGGCCGCCGGTATGGATTATTACATTTCAAAACCCCTGCGACTGGAAGAAATTAAGGTGGCACTTATTAAGGCATATAATAGCCGAAAGAATGAAGTCAGCCTGCATATTTGA